A part of Miscanthus floridulus cultivar M001 chromosome 6, ASM1932011v1, whole genome shotgun sequence genomic DNA contains:
- the LOC136460837 gene encoding proline-rich receptor-like protein kinase PERK2: MRPNSAPHLALTDARHLLDRLPSWRCAWPPHAPPCRRVRLPPCCTHAPYLSEHRIPERPPSLPLPFPRSAPRRDARPPWPSSELAGAAAVFPSQPPSLLTSNAISFASLACTPCSCSPSKTMLGAPQSPATVASDHQCAWPVHLGPPLGHSRPPAGARGTPSAPPPLHRRRQASSGRHREPSTASSALNPVKDFMQEFEEREGLICNVIDSCE, encoded by the coding sequence ATGCGGCCCaactcggctccccacctcgccCTCACCGACGCGCGCCACCTGCTCGACCGATTGCCGTCGTGGCGCTGTGCATGGCCGCCGCACGCCCCACCATGCCGACGCGTGCGCCTGCCTCCCTGCTGCACCCATGCGCCCTACTTGAGTGAGCATCGAATCCCAGAGCGCCCGCCCTCACTCCCTCTGCCCTTTCCTCGCTCTGCTCCGCGCCGGGatgcgcgtccgccatggccgagctccgaGCTCGCCGGTGCCGCGGCTGTTTTCCCCTCTCAGCCCCCCTCGCTCCTCACGAGCAACGCCATCAGCTTCGCCTCCCTCGCCTGCacgccgtgctcgtgctcgccgtccAAAACCATGCTGGGAGCACCGCAGTCGCCGGCCACCGTCGCCTCCGACCACCAGTGCGCATGGCCGGTCCACCTCGGGCCACCTCTCGGCCATTCGAGACCACCAGCGGGCGCGCGCGGGACCCCTAGTGCTCCTCCGCCACTCCATCGCCGCCGACAAGCCTCCTCTGGCCGGCACCGCGAGCCTTCGacggcctcctctgctttgaaCCCCGTCAAGGACTTCATGCAAGAATTCGAAGAAAGGGAGGGTCTTatctgcaatgtcatagactcatgtgaatag